In Mustela lutreola isolate mMusLut2 chromosome 1, mMusLut2.pri, whole genome shotgun sequence, one genomic interval encodes:
- the RPS25 gene encoding small ribosomal subunit protein eS25: MPPKDDKKKKDAGKSAKKDKDPVNKSGGKAKKKKWSKGKVRDKLNNLVLFDKATYDKLCKEVPNYKLITPAVVSERLKIRGSLARAALQELLSKGLIKLVSKHRAQVIYTRNTKGGDAPAAGEDA, encoded by the exons ATG CCGCCCAAGGAtgacaagaagaagaaggatgcCGGAAAATCGgccaaaaaagacaaagacccAGTGAACAAATCTGGGGGCAAGGCCAAAAAGAAG AAGTGGTCCAAAGGCAAAGTTCGGGACAAGCTGAATAATTTGGTCTTGTTTGACAAAGCGACATATGACAAACTCTGTAAAGAAGTTCCCAACTATAAGCTTATAACTCCAGCTGTTGTCTCTGAGAGACTGAAGATTCGAGGttccctggccagggcagccctTCAGGAGCTCCTTAGTAAAG gaCTTATTAAACTGGTTTCAAAGCACAGAGCTCAAGTAATTTACACCAGAAACACcaagggtggagatgccccagctGCTGGTGAAGATGCATGA